A DNA window from Helianthus annuus cultivar XRQ/B chromosome 15, HanXRQr2.0-SUNRISE, whole genome shotgun sequence contains the following coding sequences:
- the LOC118487450 gene encoding proline-rich extensin-like protein EPR1: MVSSSDTGVSDTVDPMAIVSVDEIPSEGDVYTSDTTSTDDDDFQPFALSDIGVEVQPADGIPAGDLPLAVIPAPIPLAAFHVVDVTLDVVSDDDIDLFEEDPPEDDYEGEAPIDVDAILPIAEAPVEEAPLGSPVLDSLESVASTSLHDQGVQHHSPDADSDVAMSAAPGPLHEFEFDHEVDDDFDPVFPPDFDPDHEIEFIHMDQPLEAPVAPIDPLFDIPADFDMDLVDPEPVMVPEAVVAPDPAPEPDPVPDDAPALVPPIADLPILAPPVVDYPIVDAPLPDPVPVLVDRASFAAHIDPRYADTRNGWIEDDDYPPFVLPVTPPVAPVSAPTEFPLFHPHTTDVHRTDLPITFLQDIPPPRPGKGSSRQPPVFAPPVPSSVPFMS, encoded by the coding sequence atggtttCTTCTTCGGACACAGGAGTATCAGACACAGTGGACCCCATGGCGATTGTGTCAGTCGATGAGATACCATCAGAGGGAGACGTGTATACATCAGACACCACGAGTACAGATGACGATGATTTTCAGCCGTTCGCTCTGTCAGACATCGGAGTTGAGGTTCAGCCTGCTGATGGCATTCCTGCTGGGGATCTAcctcttgcggtgatccctgctcccattCCGCTTGCTGCTTTCCACGTGGTGGATGTGACACTCGATGTCGTATCTGATGACGACATTGATCTGTTCGAGGAGGATCCCCCTGAGGACGACTATGAGGGTGAGGCCCCGATTGATGTTGATGCTATCCTTCCTATCGCTGAGGCCCCTGTAGAGGAGGCTCCTCTTGGTTCGCCTGTTCTAGACTCATTGGAGTCTGTGGCATCCACGTCTTTACACGACCAGGGCGTGCAACACCACTCTCCGGACGCTGACTCCGACGTAGCGATGTCAGCTGCACCTGGTCCGTTACACGAGTTTGAGTTTGACCATGAGGTTGATGACGATTTTGATCCAGTTTTTCCTCCTGATTTCGATCCTGATCATGAGATCGAGTTTATTCATATGGACCAGCCCTTAGAGGCGCCAGTGGCTCCTATTGATCCATTGTTTGACATCCCTGCCGACTTTGATATGGACCTGGTTGACCCTGAGCCTGTCATGGTCCCAGAGGCTGTTGTTGCTCCTGATCCTGCACCGGAGCCTGACCCTGTTCCTGATGATGCACCAGCCCTTGTACCACCCATTGCTGACCTTCCCATTCTTGCGCCACCAGTGGTGGATTATCCTATTGTTGATGCACCTTTACCTGATCCCGTGCCGGTATTGGTTGACCGTGCATCTTTCGCCGCTCACATAGATCCTCGTTATGCTgacacccgtaacgggtggatTGAGGATGATGATTACCCACCGTTTGTGCTACCTGTCACTCCTCCCGTAGCACCTGTTTCCGCACCCACTGAGTTCCCATTGTTCCACCCACACACCACTGACGTCCATCGCACTGATCTTCCCATCACATTCCTCCAGGATATACCGCCACCTCGTCCTGGGAAGGGTTCATCGAGGCAGCCGCCTGTTTTTGCTCCACCTGTACCGTCATCAGTACCTTTCATGTCCTAG